Proteins encoded by one window of Desulfobaculum bizertense DSM 18034:
- a CDS encoding MATE family efflux transporter yields MASRWTGKGGIREVLSVGLPLVASMASSTVMQFTDRVFLGHYSLETLAASISGSMSNFVFMCFFVGVASYANVFVAQYMGASQPRKVGAVVWQSIWFALLAWIFMCLLALGAPAIFALAGHSPEVQNLEVIYFRFLNIFSGANILAVGLSTFFSGRGRTRIVMLVSLFTACINIPLDYALIFGAGPFPRLGIAGAGLATGIGWGLSAVLYAVLIFRPRNDALYGVFRSCRLDGALFMRLMRFGIPSGVQFFLDMFGVAFFIMLVGRMGDEALAVTNMIFSLDNFSSLPLYGLHVASEILVGRALGSNNTEQAVFAAKNAVLTCLGWAVCIAAVFVLAPGPLLEMFRPAGYDAAAFAQMRHTGEILLLYVAAWAICEAVAVGFLGALKGAGDTRFVMFLMGWSSMLTLVIPPFLLIEFFDAGVFTVWLCVVLNVFVLMAAASLRFRRGKWKDLRVIAQASQ; encoded by the coding sequence ATGGCGTCCAGATGGACGGGAAAAGGCGGCATTCGGGAAGTTCTTTCCGTGGGTTTGCCGCTGGTTGCGAGTATGGCCTCAAGCACGGTCATGCAGTTCACAGACAGGGTTTTTTTGGGGCATTATTCCCTTGAGACGCTTGCGGCGTCTATTTCCGGCAGCATGAGCAACTTTGTGTTCATGTGTTTTTTTGTTGGCGTCGCGAGTTACGCCAATGTCTTTGTTGCCCAGTACATGGGCGCATCGCAGCCACGCAAGGTTGGGGCGGTTGTGTGGCAAAGCATATGGTTTGCCCTGCTTGCCTGGATTTTTATGTGTCTGCTGGCCCTTGGAGCACCTGCCATTTTTGCCTTGGCCGGGCACAGCCCAGAAGTTCAAAATTTGGAAGTGATATATTTTCGTTTTTTGAATATCTTCTCTGGAGCAAACATTCTTGCGGTGGGACTCTCCACGTTTTTCTCCGGTCGAGGCCGGACCCGCATTGTCATGCTGGTGAGCCTTTTTACTGCCTGCATTAATATCCCGTTGGATTATGCCCTGATTTTTGGCGCTGGCCCGTTCCCGCGTCTTGGTATTGCAGGTGCGGGGCTTGCGACAGGCATTGGATGGGGTTTGAGCGCGGTTCTCTATGCTGTGCTCATTTTCCGCCCCAGGAATGACGCCCTCTATGGCGTGTTCCGTTCGTGTCGCCTTGATGGTGCCCTTTTCATGCGCTTGATGCGTTTCGGAATCCCCAGCGGCGTTCAGTTTTTTTTGGACATGTTCGGCGTTGCCTTTTTTATCATGCTCGTCGGACGCATGGGTGATGAAGCCTTGGCTGTGACAAATATGATTTTTTCGCTCGACAACTTTAGCTCGCTTCCGCTCTATGGTTTGCACGTCGCTTCCGAAATTCTTGTCGGGCGCGCCTTGGGTTCAAACAACACGGAACAGGCTGTTTTTGCTGCAAAAAATGCTGTTTTGACCTGCCTTGGATGGGCCGTGTGCATTGCTGCGGTTTTTGTGTTAGCTCCCGGTCCTCTTTTGGAAATGTTTCGGCCTGCTGGATATGACGCAGCTGCTTTTGCTCAGATGCGACATACAGGTGAAATCTTGCTTTTGTATGTGGCCGCATGGGCCATCTGCGAAGCCGTTGCAGTTGGATTTCTCGGCGCCCTCAAAGGCGCTGGTGATACGCGTTTCGTAATGTTTTTGATGGGATGGAGTTCTATGCTGACGCTCGTTATTCCGCCATTTTTGCTCATAGAATTTTTCGACGCTGGAGTTTTTACGGTGTGGCTCTGTGTCGTTCTTAATGTCTTTGTGCTTATGGCCGCTGCGAGCCTTCGATTTCGGCGTGGAAAATGGAAGGACCTCCGTGTTATTGCCCAAGCTTCGCAATAA